The region CGGTTTGTTTACCGGCGGCGGATTATATAAATTTACCGATCCAAATTATGTTAAATTTTGGCAAAAAAATTAATTTATTTTTGGAATTCAACCGCCGCAACGGCAGAAGAGGAATCGCGATTTATCTGGCCGCGGTGGTTCTGACGATAATCCTGGCGGTTGCTTTGGGGGTGAGCTTGCTGTCGGTTTACCAGTTAAAAAGTTTGAACGAGGCCGGAGCTTCGGTAGTGGCTTTTGCCGCGGCGGAAACCGGAGTTGAATGGTCCCTTACTTCGTGGATATCGGGTAGTTATCTGGACACGACGAATTACCAGTCGGCTTGTCCTTGGGACGCTGCAACATCAAAATATATTTGCGCCCGGAACATCGCGTTGGGCGACGCCAGTTATACCGTCGACGCGTCATTATGCGGTCCGGCCAACGAGTATTTGTGCGTCAGATCGCTGGGAAGCTATCGCAATACCCAGCGGGCGATCAGAGTCCAGATGTAAATTTTGATTCTTTTGGTTGATGGCGGGGTTAATACCCCGATCGCGGACTCGAATGGAAAATATAAAATTTATTTTGCATGTCTAAACAAGAAGCTAAAGAACGGATCGCGAAATTGGCCAGACTTATCAATCATTACCGCTACGCGTATCATATACTTGACAAGCCGGAAATTTCGGATGAGGCGCTTGATTCCTTGAAAAAGGAACTTTTTGATTTGGAGGCGCTTTGGCCCGATCTTGTTTCGCCGGATTCGCCGACGCAGCGCGTGGCCGGACGGCCTCTGGCGAAGTTTACCAAATACAGCCATAAATCGCCGATGATTTCATTTAACGACGCGTTTTCCGCGCAGGATATAAACGATTGGCTTGATCGCGCCAAGCGATTGTTATCGGACGCCGAAATCAAAAAAATCGATTTTTTTTGCGAGCCGAAACTCGACGGATTGGCGATAGAGCTGATTTATGAGAATGGCAGTTTGAAAGTCGGCGCCACCCGCGGCGATGGCCGTATCGGCGAGAATGTCACTCAAAATTTGAAAACGATCGAAGCCATACCCTTGCGTTTGCGTTCCGCCGATGAGATTGTCGCCGGATTGCGCGCGAGCGGATTGAAAAAAATGGCCGCCGCCGCGGGCAACGGATTGAAAGAAGTGATTGTGCGCGGCGAGGTGGTTATCACCGCGCGCGAGTTCGACCGGATCAATAAAAAACAAATGGAGAATGGTTTGCCGCAATTTGCCAATCCCCGCAATCTGGCCGCCGGATCGATTCGCCAGCTTGATCCGAAGATTACCGCTTCCCGCCATCTGGATTCGAATTGTTACGCGCTGGTTAGCGATTACGGACAGATTACCCACGAGGAAGAGCATAAATTTTTGGAGATTGCCGGTTTTAAAACAAACAATAAATTCAGCAAGTATTGCCCGGCGTTGGCCGATGTTTTCGCTTTCCATGAATATTGGTATAAAAATCGCAAAAATCTGCCCTATGAGATTGACGGTATCGTGGTGGCGATTAACGATAATGCCATTTTTAAAAAACTGGGCGTGGCGGGCAAGGCGCCGCGGGGCGCGATCGCGTATAAATTTCCGTTGAAACAAACAACAACGATCGTGGAAGATATTTTGGTGCAGGTGGGCCGGACCGGCGCGCTGACGCCGGTGGCGGTTTTGAGTCCGGTGGCCGTGGGCGGAGTGATGATTTCCCGGGCGACTTTGCACAACGAGGATGAAATCCGCCGGCTCGGGTTGAAGATCGGCGACACGGTGGTGGTGGGCCGCGCCGGCGATGTGATTCCGGATATTTTAAAAGTTTTGCCCGAATTGCGGACCGGCCGGGAGCGCGAATTTAGAATGCCCGAAACCTGTCCGATTTGCGGCGGACGCGTCGCGAAAAAAGAAAGCGAGGCGGTTTGGCGGTGCGCCAATCTTGAATGTTTCGCCGTTCAGAAAAGAAATTTGGATCATTTTGTTTCCCGGGCGGCTTTCAATATCGACGGCATGGGTCCCAAGATTATCGAACATTTGATTGACGAGGGCTTGATTCGCGACGCGGCCGATATTTTTAATCTTAAAGAAGGCGATCTTGTTCCTTTGGAACGGTTCGCGGAAAAATCCGCTAAAAATCTGGTGGAAGCGATAAACCAAAAAAAGCGGATAACTTTGCCGCGTTTTGTTTACGCTTTGGGGATTCGCAACGCGGGCGAGCAGACCAGCCGCGCTTTAAGCGACAGCTTTGGCAGTTTTGAAAAAATTAGAACCGCTTCTTTGGAGGATTTGCGGGCAGTGGCGGACATCGGTCCGGTGGTGGCGGAATCAATTCGCGAGTGGTTTGCCAAGCCTGAAAATTTGAGATTGATCGATAAGTTTTTTGATGTCGGGATTAAAATCGAGCCGTACAAAAAGGCGGATGGCAGATTGCGAGGCTTGAGCTTTGTGATTACCGGCACGCTTGAATCAATGAGCCGCCAGAACGCCAAGGACATTGTGCGCGAATTGGGTGGCGCGGCGGCGGAGACGGTGTCAAAAAACACCGATTATCTGGTCGCGGGCGAGAATCCCGGATCAAAATTCGCCAAAGCGCGAAAATTGGGAGTGAAGATTATCGACGAAAAAGAATTTAAAAAAATAACAAGTTGACCGTTGCCGGACTTTTGCGGCCGTATTGCCATAATTTGTTTCAAATTCGTTTTTTCAATGAGCGGGCAGCGGGATTTGCACCCGCGCCGAAACCTTGGAAGGGTTTCGTGCTGCTGCTACACTATGCCCGCCTTCGGTTTGCCGAAGCGAACCTTTGGCGAGGCGAAGCCCGCCGATAGGTTCGCGAAGGCGACCTTCGCGATTGTATTTTTTTGTCGGGGCGCCCGGATTCGAACCGGGACCAAATCCTCCCAAAGGACTCATGCTGCCGTTGCACTACGCCCCGCCTTCGCTGAAGCTACGGCGGACAAGCCCGTTTCATCCTTTGGGCGATATTTCTTCTTTCTCCATTATCCTATATCGTAATTGTTTTTGCGTCAACGGCGCGTTATAATAAACAATAAAACATAGACGACGCTAACGCAATTTCACAATGAATAAAATTCTTAAAGCGGCTATCGGCCAATTGGATATTATTGGCCAGTGCGGGAAATACAATGTTCCGTTAAGGCAATGTCCGCAATTTCTTTTTTTGGTGATGGGCGGCGTGATTGTTATTGCCGTGGTTGCCACTTATCTTGTCGGCATACGCTATGGCCAGATCGATCCGGAAATGATCGCTTTGATTGTTATCGGTCTGGCCACGGTGATGCTGGTGATTTCTTTTATTATCGTGCGCAGTTTTGAGCAGTTGGCCGAGGCCAGCCGTTTGAAGACCGAATTTGTCAGTATCGTGTCGCATCAGATACGCTCGCCGCTTACCAATTTAAAATGGATTGTCGAGATATTAATGTCGGGGATATTGGGAAAAATCGAAGGCAAACAAGAAGAATATTTCCGGATACTGAAGGAAAATTTGGAAAGGATGCAAACGCTCGTCAACGATCTTTTGACGGTGTCGCGAATCGAGGCGGCCGCGTTTGTTTTAAAAAGGGAAGAATTTTCAATGGAGAATGTGGCGCGCGATCTGATCGCGGAATTTGAACCAATCGCCAAATCATCAAACATTAAAATCGGGATGAACGCCGAACCCGGATTGCCGAAAATTTACAGCGATCCGTTTCAAATTCTGCAGGTTCTGGAAAATTTGCTGTATAATGCCGTGCGCTATATGGGTTTTTCTTCCGAAAAATCCGACGGCGAAAGAAAAGTGGAAATCAAACTCTTCCGCAAGGGAGACTATATTTATTGCGAAGTGCAAGACAGCGGCATTGGCATTCCCAAAGACGATCAAAAATATATTTTCCAAAAGTTTTTCCGCGCGGAGAATGTGCGGCGCTATCAAACCAGCGGTTCGGGCTTGGGACTTTATATTTCCAAGAGCATTATCGAAAGATCGGGCGGCAAGATGGGGTTTTCCAGCCGCGAAGGGTTGGGCGCCACTTTTTGGTTTAAACTGCCGGTGGCGGAAAAGAAAAATTCCAGGCAATAAAACAATATATCTTGAATTACGAAACGCTTTGCATTTGGGGTCTATCCCTTGCTGCCCGTCCCGAGTATTCCCGAGGGATAATCGCAAGGGTTAGACCCCTTCAAAGCATTCGTATTTAATGGTTTCGCAATCCAAAGCAATATAATTCTTACGATTATGAATAAAACAATATTATTCGTTGAAGACGAATCGGTAATGCAAAAAACCGTGAGTGAATTTTTGGGCGCCAAAGGTTATGATGTTATTTCGGCGCTGGATGGCGAATTGGGCGTAAATATGGCGCGGATCCGTAAGCCGGATTTGATTCTTTTGGATATTGTTTTGCCCAAAAAAAACGGTTTTGAGGTTTTAAAAGAACTTAAAAGCGACGAGGAAACCAAATCGATTCCGGTGATCGTGCTGACCAACCTTTCGCAGATGAGCGATATCGGCAAGGTTATGGAATTGGGAGTGACGACTTATCTGGTGAAAAGCGATCAGGGATTGAAAGACATTCTGGCGGTGGTCGATAAAACGCTCGGCGGCGCGCAAAATTAAATTTGTTTTATGAAAGTCGAACCACAGCAGCTTAAAGCGTTTATGCTTGACGCCAACTTGGTGACCGTTGAGCAATTTGATGATTGCGCCCAAGAAGCCGCCGCGAAAAACAAGCGGACGGAGGATGTTTTGATTGAGCGGAATTTGATTGACGCCGAACAGCTTTTGAAGTTGAAGGCCTACATTTTGGGTATTCCTTATGTCAATTTGGAGAAAGATATTATTCCTTTTGAAGTTTTGACTCTTATTCCGGAACCGATCGCGCGGGCGAACAATGTGGCGGCGTTCCGCAGGACTGCCGATTCGCTGGAGGTGGCGATGATCGATCCCGAAGATTTGCGGATCATTGAATCGATTAAAAAAACCACCGGACTGACGGTTTTGCCGCGCTTGACCAATCTTCAGGGGATGAAGAGCGCGATAATGCAATACCAAAGGACATTGGCGGCCGAAGTGGGCGATTTGGTGGGTGAACCCGGCGAAGTCGGGGGAAACGACGAACCCGGCGAGTTTAAAATGATGGATGAAGGGGCCGGCCGCGAGCTTGGCGGCGACGGCAATGAATTGAAGAAAGCCGCTCAAGATTTGCCGGTGATCAGAATCGTCGATACGCTGGTCAAACACGCGATATTGGAACGGGCTTCGGATATTCATATCGAACCAACGGAGAAAGAAGTAATCGTGCGCTATCGCGTTGACGGAATCTTGCGCGACGCGATGACCTTGCCGAAAAATTCGACCGCCGGGATCGTGGCGCGCATTAAAGTCCTGTCCAATTTGAAGCTTGACGAATGCCGCCTGCCGCAGGATGGCCGTTTCAAAGTGGAAAGCGACCAATGGAAATATTCTTTGCGCGTTTCAACTTTACCGGTTTTTTACGGGGAAAAGATCGTAATGAGGCTGCTCTCCGAAGGTACCAAGGCGTTTCCGTTGGAGCAACTCGGTTTTCGGGGCCGGGGCTTGGAAAAGATTAAGAATTCGCTTCAGAAAACAATGGGAATGATTCTGATGACCGGTCCGACCGGATCGGGCAAAACCACGACGCTTTATTCGATGATGGATGTCTTAAACGAGCCGGGAGTGAACATTTCCACCATTGAAGACCCGATTGAATATCAAATGCCGCGGGTGAACCAAACGCAAGTGAACGCCAAGATCGGATTGACTTTCGCGTCGGGTTTGCGCACTCTTTTACGCCAAGACCCGAACATTATTATGGTGGGAGAAATTCGCGACAACGAAACCGCGGCGCTGGCGATTAACGCGGCGTTGACCGGCCATTTGGTGTTGTCCACTTTGCACACCAATACGGCCGCCGGCGCCATCCCGCGTTTGATCGATATGAAAGCCGAGCCGTTTTTAATTTCGTCCACGATCGATGTGATCATCGCCCAACGCTTGATACGGTGCTTGGGCGATTCGCGGGAAGAGTATCGCTTGAAAGAAGCCGATGTCGAACATTTGAAACACTACTGCGATATTAGCCGGATTTTGGCGATGTTGAAGGACGAAAAAATTGTTCCGGCCAAAGCAACCTGGAAAAACATTCCTTTTTGGCGGCCTAAATCCGTCAAGGATTGCCCCGACGGGTATAAAGGACGGGTTGGTATCCACGAAGTTTTATCCGTGTCGCCGAAAATCAAGGATTTGATCGTGAAAAATTCAACCGCGGACGCGGTGCAGGCGCAGGCGGTGAAAGAGGGAATGGTGACGATGTTTGAAGATGGTTTTATCAAAGCCGCGCAAGGCAAAACTTCCATTGAAGAAGTTTTGCGCGTGATTACCGAATAATGCGATGGCATTTGTAACTGTTCACTGGGGAGCAAATTTGTTGAGGTCAACGAATTTGCGGTAAGGGATGGCGCGAATTTGGAGGTCAAACCTCTCGCAAGCCGAGGATTGACCTCCAAATCCGCTATTTTTAACCTCCCGGCGAGCGGTTACTGGCATTTGATTTGCATATTTCTGTTTACCTTTGTTATAATATAAACAGAGATTTGGTTTTTTGAAAGTTGTATTGCGGCGGAGAGCGGGCGATATTGTTTTGGAAATAATTTTACCTTGTTTCCGCCACATTAAAATAATGAAGAAAAATTATCGTTTGTCCGCAATTGTTTGCGCGCTGGCGGTGTCTCTGGCGATGTGCTTTGCGGTTGCGGCGTGGAACAGCCCCGATGGCACTCCGCCCGCCGACAATGTCGCCGCGCCGATCAACACTTCAAGCGCGGCGCAAACCAAAGCCGGCGATTTAAGTTTGGGCCATAATATTAATGTTACCAGCGACAGCGCGTCCGGCCGCTTTTGCCTGGCGGGGGAATGTTGCGCCACATGGGAAGAATGTTTTGGCGGAAGCGGCGGTTGCGGTTGCGATTCTTGGATAAATGCGGGTTGCGGCGCAGGAGGATGCAACGCGGACCGAATGTACCAAACCAGGACATGCAGTCCTTCGGGATGTGATTCCGAAACCCGTTGCGCGACGGACGGGTCTTGCGGGAGCGCCCCTTGCGCGCCGGATTGCGACGGCAAGGAATGCGGCGACGACGGGTGCGGCGGCGAATGCGGTTCGTGCTCCGGCGGATTGACATGTATTGGTGGTGATTGTTTTGATTGCGCACAAGCTTGCGCTAATCAAGAAGCGACTTGCGGCTGGATATCTGCGCCTTTCGGGTGCGGCGATAATTACTGCGGCGATTGCTCGTCGGGGATATGTCATGTGAATACTTGCTGGCCATATTGCAGCGAGCTTGATTGTTTGGAGATTATTCCGGGCGGAGGGCTGGATCAATGCGTTATTGGGGAAGGAGGAGGATTTAATGATGTAATTCTCTGCTTTTAATTAAAGCATTTATAATTCAATTCTGAATTATGAAATGCCAAAAATGAGTGTATAAAGTCCGGCCT is a window of Candidatus Nealsonbacteria bacterium DGGOD1a DNA encoding:
- the ligA gene encoding NAD-dependent DNA ligase LigA; amino-acid sequence: MSKQEAKERIAKLARLINHYRYAYHILDKPEISDEALDSLKKELFDLEALWPDLVSPDSPTQRVAGRPLAKFTKYSHKSPMISFNDAFSAQDINDWLDRAKRLLSDAEIKKIDFFCEPKLDGLAIELIYENGSLKVGATRGDGRIGENVTQNLKTIEAIPLRLRSADEIVAGLRASGLKKMAAAAGNGLKEVIVRGEVVITAREFDRINKKQMENGLPQFANPRNLAAGSIRQLDPKITASRHLDSNCYALVSDYGQITHEEEHKFLEIAGFKTNNKFSKYCPALADVFAFHEYWYKNRKNLPYEIDGIVVAINDNAIFKKLGVAGKAPRGAIAYKFPLKQTTTIVEDILVQVGRTGALTPVAVLSPVAVGGVMISRATLHNEDEIRRLGLKIGDTVVVGRAGDVIPDILKVLPELRTGREREFRMPETCPICGGRVAKKESEAVWRCANLECFAVQKRNLDHFVSRAAFNIDGMGPKIIEHLIDEGLIRDAADIFNLKEGDLVPLERFAEKSAKNLVEAINQKKRITLPRFVYALGIRNAGEQTSRALSDSFGSFEKIRTASLEDLRAVADIGPVVAESIREWFAKPENLRLIDKFFDVGIKIEPYKKADGRLRGLSFVITGTLESMSRQNAKDIVRELGGAAAETVSKNTDYLVAGENPGSKFAKARKLGVKIIDEKEFKKITS
- a CDS encoding HAMP domain-containing histidine kinase, with product MNKILKAAIGQLDIIGQCGKYNVPLRQCPQFLFLVMGGVIVIAVVATYLVGIRYGQIDPEMIALIVIGLATVMLVISFIIVRSFEQLAEASRLKTEFVSIVSHQIRSPLTNLKWIVEILMSGILGKIEGKQEEYFRILKENLERMQTLVNDLLTVSRIEAAAFVLKREEFSMENVARDLIAEFEPIAKSSNIKIGMNAEPGLPKIYSDPFQILQVLENLLYNAVRYMGFSSEKSDGERKVEIKLFRKGDYIYCEVQDSGIGIPKDDQKYIFQKFFRAENVRRYQTSGSGLGLYISKSIIERSGGKMGFSSREGLGATFWFKLPVAEKKNSRQ
- a CDS encoding response regulator; this translates as MNKTILFVEDESVMQKTVSEFLGAKGYDVISALDGELGVNMARIRKPDLILLDIVLPKKNGFEVLKELKSDEETKSIPVIVLTNLSQMSDIGKVMELGVTTYLVKSDQGLKDILAVVDKTLGGAQN
- a CDS encoding GspE/PulE family protein encodes the protein MKVEPQQLKAFMLDANLVTVEQFDDCAQEAAAKNKRTEDVLIERNLIDAEQLLKLKAYILGIPYVNLEKDIIPFEVLTLIPEPIARANNVAAFRRTADSLEVAMIDPEDLRIIESIKKTTGLTVLPRLTNLQGMKSAIMQYQRTLAAEVGDLVGEPGEVGGNDEPGEFKMMDEGAGRELGGDGNELKKAAQDLPVIRIVDTLVKHAILERASDIHIEPTEKEVIVRYRVDGILRDAMTLPKNSTAGIVARIKVLSNLKLDECRLPQDGRFKVESDQWKYSLRVSTLPVFYGEKIVMRLLSEGTKAFPLEQLGFRGRGLEKIKNSLQKTMGMILMTGPTGSGKTTTLYSMMDVLNEPGVNISTIEDPIEYQMPRVNQTQVNAKIGLTFASGLRTLLRQDPNIIMVGEIRDNETAALAINAALTGHLVLSTLHTNTAAGAIPRLIDMKAEPFLISSTIDVIIAQRLIRCLGDSREEYRLKEADVEHLKHYCDISRILAMLKDEKIVPAKATWKNIPFWRPKSVKDCPDGYKGRVGIHEVLSVSPKIKDLIVKNSTADAVQAQAVKEGMVTMFEDGFIKAAQGKTSIEEVLRVITE